The genomic region AGCCGGCGCCATTCTTGGACTGCACAGTCCCTCCATGGTTTCCTCATACTTCCTCATCAGGAGACAATCAGCGCCAGGTTTTGCCGCGACATACGCTGAGTTTTCTTCGCGGCAGAGCACGAAATCGCCGCAAACTTAGATTGCAACGATATCATCCAGACAACTAAAACTGAATATTCCTCGGATATATTGAATATACCCATCTTCTCTGGGTTAGAGATCGTAATAATTGCGTGTTTCCGCGAAGATTCTGTGTTACAATAAGAGCACGAATCGGAGGCTTCCCCAGACTCCTTCTCCGAAGATTTTTGCAAGGAATGCAGGCATGCCCCACTTCTTCCAGTCCCTCCAGCGCTTCTCATCACTGATGGTCGCCGTCGCGGCGATAACGAGCGCCGCGCAGGCGTCCTCTCACGCGAATATCGCGGTTTCCGGCAGCCCGGCCGCCCGGCATGGCGCCTTGATGGACGCCGCCGCTCCGGCGTCGGGCGAGACGCTGCATTTGGTGTTCGCGCTCTCCAGCAGCCGCCGCGCGGATCTGGACGCCTTTGTCCAATCCCAGTACGATCCGTCCTCGCCGAATTACCGGCATTGGCTGACTCCGGACGAGTTCGGCGTGCGCTTCGGCGCGTCTGACGCCGATATCGCCGCCGTGACGCAGTACGCGCGGTCTCAGGGATTTGCGGTGACTCAGGTGTGGCCGAACCGGCTGTTTGTCTCCGTGGACGCGCGCGGCGCGGACGCCGAGCGCGCCTTTGGAGTCAAACTCCACGGCTACGCTCGGCCGCAAAGCGAAATCGCCGCCGGGCTTCCCTCGACATTCCACGCTCCGGACCGGGCGCCGGCGCTGCCGCCGGAAATCGCCGCGCGAGTCGCCGGGCTGTTCGGCCTTTCCAGCGAAAACGCGGCGCGGCCGGCGCTGGCGAAACGCGGCCTTGCCGCCGAACCAGCGCAGAGTCTCGCCGCCGCGGTCCCGCTGGCTGGACTTTCCAGCCCGGCGACGCCCTCCACGCTGGCGGCTTACTACGGTTTCGATAAACTGCACCTGCATGGGTTCAATGGCGACAATCAGTCGATCGCCATCTTCTCGCCGACGCATTACAGCACGAGCGACTTCACAGGTTTTAAAGCGGCCTACGGCATCACCGGCGTCACCGTCACCGAGGTGCTCGTGAACGGCGGCGCGACCAGCTTTAGCGGAGAGGACGAAGCCGCGCTGGATATGGACGTGATCGCAGGCCAGGCGCCCAACAGCCACATCTATCTCTACGAAAGTCCGCCCGACGGCAATCTTCAGATCTGGAATAAGATCGCGGCGGACAATCTCCCCGTCGTCTCGTGCAGCTGGGGCAATAGCGAGCAGGAGCTCACGGCAGACGACGCCGCCTCCGTCAACACCATTCTCCAGCAGATGGCGTCACAGGGACAAAGCGTCTTTGTCGCCTCCGGCGACAACGGAGCGTTTGATATCACTTCGCGAACGCCGTCGGTCGACTTCCCGGCCTCCAGTCCTTACGTCACGGCGGTCGGCGGGACTTCCGTCTCCTCCACCGGCGCGGAAACTGGGTGGACG from Capsulimonas corticalis harbors:
- a CDS encoding S53 family peptidase, with amino-acid sequence MPHFFQSLQRFSSLMVAVAAITSAAQASSHANIAVSGSPAARHGALMDAAAPASGETLHLVFALSSSRRADLDAFVQSQYDPSSPNYRHWLTPDEFGVRFGASDADIAAVTQYARSQGFAVTQVWPNRLFVSVDARGADAERAFGVKLHGYARPQSEIAAGLPSTFHAPDRAPALPPEIAARVAGLFGLSSENAARPALAKRGLAAEPAQSLAAAVPLAGLSSPATPSTLAAYYGFDKLHLHGFNGDNQSIAIFSPTHYSTSDFTGFKAAYGITGVTVTEVLVNGGATSFSGEDEAALDMDVIAGQAPNSHIYLYESPPDGNLQIWNKIAADNLPVVSCSWGNSEQELTADDAASVNTILQQMASQGQSVFVASGDNGAFDITSRTPSVDFPASSPYVTAVGGTSVSSTGAETGWTKSGGGLSTFFTRPLWQAGPGVINTSSTGFRQLPDVSAMSDPYSPGYYIYTGGSLQIYGGTSAAAPLMAAANTLIDQGLNGRTGQLTPILYQIGTDSAKSSLVYNDILQGNNGFYNCATNWDFVTGWGSPRITALYSQIVPTALGPDPPTISLLTPSSAPAGSPSATFTVTGTNFTASSKVLWNGAALPTQVVSTTALTATAPASLLLTVGTVAVTVTDPDGPTPAGPLTFTVTTPHTFAAGLQMISAPYDYTGVSFATLFVNPGVKIATWDPTLTQYVLNPTAPSDTFHLGRAYWVRFASASSLPRLGTPAAANTSYALTLNAGWNMIAVPFNTDSPMATLQVTSGGSTTSFASAVTAGAISGTLYRYDSTLKYYVGQTSGALTPYEGYWIYANHSCSLVFPSLN